In Triticum aestivum cultivar Chinese Spring chromosome 5B, IWGSC CS RefSeq v2.1, whole genome shotgun sequence, the following proteins share a genomic window:
- the LOC123117004 gene encoding UDP-glycosyltransferase 83A1, translating to MAAAPATQPRVMVLPFPAQGHVIPLMELSRKLAGHGVEVDFVNTEFNHDLVMEAMAEKGAIPDGIHMLTVPDGLGPGDDHADIGKFVKDLPAAMSGRLEEMIRSRKIKWVIVDVSMSWALQVATTAGARVASFSTYSAAVFALRMNLPKLIQDGVLDESGDVKGQEQIKMMPPIDASEIPWVSLASTSAPERRRNNIENVLKTNLSMPLAEVVILNTSLELEPDALALLPNALPLGPLVAPTSRPAGHFLPEDLASLAWLDAQPAGSVVYVAFGSSGFLDATQFQELADGLALSGRPFLWVVRPDFTIGAGQDQFDLDAFRRRVEGKGLVVGWAPQQRVLSHPAVACFMSHCGWNSTVEGVLHGVPFLCWPYFADQFCNQSYVCNVWGTGAKLRRDERGVVAKDEVQSKVAWLLGDEGVKARAVAWKEAACGSIREGGSSHGNLLKLVSLLRASIIAPSQLATSRSISDKV from the exons ATGGCTGCTGCTCCTGCTACTCAACCTCGTGTCATGGTGTTACCCTTCCCTGCACAGGGCCATGTCATCCCGCTAATGGAGCTGTCTCGCAAGCTCGCCGGGCACGGCGTCGAGGTGGACTTCGTGAACACCGAGTTCAACCACGACCTCGTCATGGAAGCAATGGCAGAGAAGGGAGCAATTCCTGATGGGATCCACATGCTCACCGTTCCGGACGGCCTGGGCCCCGGAGACGACCACGCGGACATCGGCAAGTTTGTCAAGGACCtgcccgccgccatgtccggccgcCTGGAGGAGATGATCCGGTCGAGGAAGATCAAGTGGGTGATCGTGGATGTGTCCATGAGCTGGGCACTGCAGGTGGCCACCACGGCGGGTGCCCGTGTTGCCTCGTTCTCGACCTACTCCGCGGCCGTGTTTGCTCTCAGGATGAACCTCCCCAAATTGATACAGGACGGTGTTCTTGATGAAAGTG GGGATGTGAAGGGGCAGGAGCAGATCAAGATGATGCCGCCCATCGACGCGTCGGAGATCCCCTGGGTCAGCCTGGCCAGCACCAGCGCCCCTGAGAGGCGCAGAAACAACATCGAGAACGTCCTCAAGACCAACCTGTCGATGCCACTCGCCGAGGTGGTCATCCTCAACACTTCCTTGGAGTTGGAACCCGACGCTCTGGCCCTCCTCCCCAACGCGCTGCCTCTCGGCCCGCTAGTGGCGCCCACGTCGAGGCCAGCCGGACACTTCTTGCCCGAGGACCTCGCCAGCCTCGCTTGGCTCGACGCGCAGCCCGCCGGCTCCGTCGTCTACGTGGCCTTCGGCAGCTCCGGCTTCCTGGACGCAACGCAGTTCCAAGAGCTCGCCGACGGGCTCGCGCTCTCCGGCCGGCCGTTCCTGTGGGTGGTCCGGCCAGACTTCACCATCGGAGCAGGGCAGGATCAGTTCGACCTCGACGCGTTCAGGCGCCGCGTAGAGGGGAAGGGGCTGGTGGTGGGCTGGGCGCCGCAGCAGCGCGTGCTGTCGCACCCGGCGGTGGCCTGCTTCATGTcgcactgcgggtggaactcgACCGTGGAGGGCGTGCTGCACGGCGTGCCGTTCCTGTGCTGGCCCTACTTCGCGGACCAGTTCTGCAACCAGAGCTACGTGTGCAACGTGTGGGGCACCGGCGCCAAGCTCCGGCGAGACGAGAGAGGGGTCGTCGCGAAGGACGAGGTCCAGAGCAAGGTCGCGTGGCTGCTGGGTGACGAGGGGGTCAAGGCGAGGGCGGTGGCGTGGAAGGAGGCCGCGTGTGGCAGCATCCGGGAAGGAGGGTCCTCGCATGGGAACTTGCTCAAGCTTGTCAGCTtgctaagagcaagtataatagcgCCTAGTCAGCTGGCTACAAGCCGTTCCATCTCAGACAAAGTCTAG